A genomic segment from Microbacterium sp. SORGH_AS_0428 encodes:
- a CDS encoding ABC transporter permease has product MNVFWDAIVWLFSPEQYSGPSALPVLLLQQLGYTAVAVAIAGVIAIPAGLAIGHTGRGREIAVAISGAARAVPSFGLLVLLVLIMGVLHKPEAAVVTFVVLAIPALLAGAYTGLEAIDRRVIDAARAMGMTEWQILWRVEIPLGLPLLVGGIRSAVLQVVATVTIAAYVGLGGLGLPIIQGIPLRRIDQVLGGAIVVALLALVLDALLALAQRAAVPAGIRAQAPSRTPRRLRSRPVQAA; this is encoded by the coding sequence ATGAACGTCTTCTGGGATGCGATCGTCTGGCTCTTCTCGCCCGAGCAGTACAGCGGTCCGAGCGCGCTGCCGGTGCTGCTGCTCCAGCAGCTCGGCTACACGGCGGTCGCCGTGGCGATCGCGGGTGTGATCGCGATTCCCGCGGGCCTGGCCATCGGTCACACCGGCCGCGGCCGTGAGATCGCGGTGGCCATCTCGGGCGCCGCCCGTGCCGTGCCCTCGTTCGGTCTGTTGGTGCTGCTGGTGCTGATCATGGGCGTGCTGCACAAGCCGGAGGCGGCGGTGGTGACCTTCGTCGTTCTCGCCATCCCCGCCCTGCTCGCCGGCGCCTACACCGGCCTCGAGGCGATCGACCGCCGCGTCATCGACGCCGCCCGAGCGATGGGCATGACCGAGTGGCAGATCCTGTGGCGCGTCGAGATCCCGCTGGGCCTGCCGCTTCTGGTCGGCGGCATCCGCTCGGCCGTCCTGCAGGTCGTCGCGACCGTGACGATCGCCGCCTACGTCGGACTCGGCGGACTGGGCTTGCCGATCATCCAGGGCATTCCCCTGCGGCGGATCGATCAGGTGCTCGGCGGGGCGATCGTCGTCGCCCTCCTCGCGCTGGTGCTCGACGCGCTGCTCGCCCTCGCCCAGCGCGCCGCCGTGCCCGCCGGCATCCGCGCACAGGCGCCCTCGCGCACACCGAGGCGGCTGCGCTCCCGACCCGTGCAGGCCGCCTGA